TTAAACCGGGGTTAACTGCTATCTCTATTATCTCGATATCCATTTCGCTGCAGGTTTTACAGATGATGCCCTTCGGCAATCATTGCGACATCGTGCCCTCCTGAGGCGCGACTCGGGGCGTTCATAAACCGAGACTTCGGTTTACGCAGTGTTGGGGTATGCGAAGCATACCCGATAAAACTTTCATAAGTTTTTTCATCTGCGGTTTATAAATTCCTATACGTCAAGAAGCCTGAGGGCTTTATTCGGGCAAACTATAACGCAGCGCAGACATTGGGTGCACTTATCGTGATTTATCCTTGTAATACCATCGAGGCGGGATAGCGCTCCGCTATCACATGCGCTATCACACCTGCCGCATTTCATGCACCCAAGTACTGTTATAGAACTGTTCATCGATTTGAGAAGCTATTTATGCTCATATGTATAGATAGGTTTTGTCTAAATTCTGCAAAACATGGATTGTTATGCCAAGATCAATTCCCGAAATGATCCGAGGAGATTTCAAATGCGAGGATACCGCAAAGTGCATCCTGGGGCTAAAGAATATTGACATTGAGGCTTACAAGGTACTTGTTACTAAAGGACCGATGACTGCAGAACACCTTGGAGAAATTTTAAAAAGGGAACGGAGCACAGCTTATCGTTCGCTCCAGAATTTAATGGCATGCGGGCTTGTGCATCGCGAAACCAGAACCATCAGTGCTGGCGGCTACTACTATGACTACATTGCCCTCTCTCCTTCCAGGATGAAAGAGATGGTTCAGGGGAACATCGATGCATGGTATGATAAAATGAAGAAGCTTGTAGCTCAGATCGATAAGGATATTATGAAATAGATTGTAATATTATCCCCAACTACCTATAGCTGGACAAATATATGAAAATAGAAAAACTCCACATAGAGAATTATAAAAGCATTAAAAATATTGATTTAAATCTCAATGGAAATTTCAATATTCTAATCGGAAAAAACACTGTAGGAAAGTCAAATGTAATCGATGCTCTGCTGTTTCTTTCTGAAATTGCACTTAACCAAAATATTGTAAATGTATTAACATCTCGTGGAGGTTATCAAGAAGTTGTCTTTGGTAAAGATGTCCAAAATGAAATAATATTATCTCTTGAAATTCGCCTCTCGGAAGAAGATAAGAATT
This DNA window, taken from Candidatus Methanoperedens sp., encodes the following:
- a CDS encoding 4Fe-4S binding protein — translated: MNSSITVLGCMKCGRCDSACDSGALSRLDGITRINHDKCTQCLRCVIVCPNKALRLLDV
- a CDS encoding TrmB family transcriptional regulator; translated protein: MPRSIPEMIRGDFKCEDTAKCILGLKNIDIEAYKVLVTKGPMTAEHLGEILKRERSTAYRSLQNLMACGLVHRETRTISAGGYYYDYIALSPSRMKEMVQGNIDAWYDKMKKLVAQIDKDIMK